In Rhododendron vialii isolate Sample 1 chromosome 9a, ASM3025357v1, the following are encoded in one genomic region:
- the LOC131300516 gene encoding uncharacterized protein LOC131300516 → MPVSGNEDKTLVIARQSSNCSTGVPIKKRRFPLVRTTSSPPPEPSTHHAENDTPQKELCKPTQDSSLSDASIVTNSPGISDASKSSFRMEMKGSPADTNFNLVQNNVNLSRVKLEEPSLSIFSGSMDNMDSKKMLISDTKLQLAPNEGLALNNGKEIAIKEKVQRACKLELSTVTENADLSLGLKEPLIPSLAGQNIEQSFQKPDKVDPPSFSLSLGKGIPIANNNVDDDRARVPANRCNWDLNTTMDAWEGSMGDATTAADQGAFGFDGSSNGIGGLQDAQQSTIYSAGIVGVGADLGQPSTGVGEQRSYSPMSSLCASKQYKPDDSLHLRLCTSFLPSNFSVETSGLLSKVASSSIQPSSNFLGVLLPTGNPNSVSCTTVKLESHDESAKPYLAEARGDPTRSLDFRAVKHEVVEKHSLETLKKSVTSPHKLVQHMPVKSEPVQVNQETQRKAKETSYQSDGRVAQGEKNCSSMHVKPLNSQNPCPSALPTCSTELSMSGDPSKLPEYADCTTKEVSINSATPDESCNNFDQVASETVVPYVDHQIIGSNVSDGITETLGAKDLINKESGNCRHTEMPGLNVTNDHTTDSHGNVEGSVSDEEKFNISEEDSFSSDFESDGNHAQVAPGDGRGRQFREDDEEYEDGEFREQLLHGSSEGPIVEKREAEDDNLGGSDMDIGSPCEGIIMEPGVNEEERKLEDRCETSDEHIKECVGAVINEKANQGIDKDGSIKLVHVKECDISLTVDVAGTGSDEKSHVNNTPRKLLDQVGGKDTRKGQEMELSSAGATTTGSQDSVTAGVQDAGDNSKGTETLEKVDSTLPKTDASLNVDAASKDANTGGNRSRIITLPRATNVSPCRTRSIQGRSFPSRSGRERFFDFDEENPRGNRDEIYNDGPRKYSRDRFQDQSFRNSRQNFMRGRGRASGRSDGQRGNWDSSRDFPSENYNSPSDYRFSRHKRAPPDGELDCRGFIAPVPNGAFIGSGRGGGRKPLNDELPSFRQPLPRRHSPGGRDVPATRGNQMVRRIPRNISPSRHMGEDRSDMVGLRRGDKFMRGLPDDNSMDNPVFPRPQHSYDGVENQFVRGNRNFSSVQRRGGLSRIRSKSPIRSRTRSPVPWSPPRRRSPDGFNGIPELIHRRSPANNYRRRSPPYISRPGNDLRDMESGRDHGHLRSAMPNRRSPPDQVLPRRRFDILDPRERTDGDEYFGRFNELGGDGNGDERRKSGEGRGPVRNFRPSFNNGADADNFHFHVEDGPPRPYRFCPEPGLEFLERNDLRERDFDGRIKGRSLNASRRTRAMEEQEGNYRHGGQEWRDDGFDDVSRGKRRRF, encoded by the exons ATGCCTGTTTCAGGGAACGAAGATAAG ACTCTGGTCATTGCCCGACAATCTAGTAATTGTTCTACAGGGGTACCTATCAAGAAACGGAGGTTCCCATTGGTCAGGACTACTTCATCTCCACCTCCAGAACCATCTACGCATCATGCAGAAAATGATACTCCACAGAAAGAGCTTTGTAAGCCAACCCAGGACTCTTCCCTTTCTGATGCTAGCATTGTCACAAATTCTCCTGGGATATCCGATGCGAGCAAGAGTTCTTTTCGGATGGAGATGAAGGGAAGCCCTGCTGATACGAACTTCAACCTAGTCCAAAACAATGTTAACTTGTCTAGAGTGAAACTTGAAGAGCCAAGCCTCTCCATTTTCTCAGGTTCTATGGATAATATGGACAGCAAAAAGATGCTGATTTCAGATACCAAGCTGCAGTTAGCACCTAATGAAGGACTTGCACTCAATAATGGGAAGGAAATAGCTATCAAAGAGAAAGTTCAAAGGGCTTGCAAACTTGAACTTTCTACAGTTACTGAGAATGCTGACTTGTCGTTAGGGCTGAAGGAACCTCTTATTCCATCTTTGGCAGGTCAAAATATTGAACAGAGTTTCCAGAAACCAGATAAAGTAGATCCTCCTTCATTCTCTTTGTCTTTAGGCAAGGGAATACCCATTGCTAATAATAATGTGGATGATGATAGAGCCCGGGTACCTGCGAACAGATGTAATTGGGATCTCAATACTACTATGGATGCTTGGGAGGGTTCTATGGGTGATGCCACTACTGCTGCAGATCAAGGAGCTTTTGGTTTTGATGGTTCATCCAATGGGATTGGTGGTTTGCAAGATGCGCAGCAGTCTACTATATATTCAGCTGGAATAGTTGGAGTTGGTGCTGACTTGGGGCAACCCTCAACTGGTGTGGGTGAGCAAAGATCCTATTCGCCTATGTCGTCATTATGCGCTAGCAAGCAATATAAACCTGACGATTCCCTCCATCTACGCTTGTGTACCTCTTTTCTTCCCTCAAATTTCAGTGTAGAAACTTCTGGTTTATTATCCAAAGTAGCATCAAGCAGTATTCAACCTAGTTCAAATTTTCTTGGAGTGTTGTTGCCAACCGGAAACCCTAATTCTGTTAGTTGTACGACAGTTAAATTAGAATCACATGACGAGAGTGCTAAACCATATCTTGCAGAAGCAAGGGGAGATCCTACGAGATCTTTGGATTTTAGAGCTGTTAAGCATGAAGTGGTAGAGAAGCACAGTCTAGAAACTCTTAAAAAGTCAGTTACTAGCCCCCACAAATTGGTTCAACACATGCCAGTAAAATCTGAGCCGGTTCAGGTGAATCAGGAAACACAAAGAAAAGCTAAAGAGACATCTTACCAATCAGATGGGAGGGTTGCACAAGGTGAGAAGAACTGTTCCTCCATGCATGTGAAGCCTTTAAATTCCCAGAACCCATGTCCTTCAGCGTTGCCTACTTGTTCAACAGAGTTGTCTATGAGTGGGGATCCGTCGAAACTACCAGAATATGCTGACTGTACTACTAAAGAAGTCAGCATTAATAGTGCAACACCAGATGAAAGCTGCAATAATTTTGATCAGGTTGCTTCAGAAACTGTTGTTCCGTATGTAGATCATCAAATTATAGGATCGAATGTATCTGATGGGATCACAGAAACTTTGGGTGCAAAAGATTTAATTAATAAGGAGTCTGGGAATTGTAGACATACTGAGATGCCTGGACTAAATGTTACGAATGACCATACTACAGATTCGCATGGAAACGTTGAGGGATCAGTAAGTGATGAGGAAAAATTCAACATCTCTGAGGAAGATTCTTTTAGTTCTGATTTTGAGTCAGATGGTAACCATGCTCAAGTCGCTCCAGGGGATGGAAGGGGCAGACAATTTCGTGAAGATGACGAGGAATATGAAGATGGTGAGTTTCGAGAACAACTATTGCATGGTTCTAGTGAAGGACCCATTGTTGAGAAAAGAGAAGCAGAAGATGATAACCTTGGTGGTTCTGACATGGACATAGGTTCTCCTTGTGAAGGCATTATTATGGAACCTGGGGTCAATGAAGAGGAAAGAAAACTGGAAGATCGTTGTGAGACAAGTGATGAGCACATCAAAGAGTGTGTTGGTGCGGTCATCAATGAGAAAGCCAATCAAGGCATCGATAAAGATGGTTCAATAAAGCTGGTTCACGTCAAAGAGTGTGATATTTCATTGACAGTTGACGTAGCAGGAACTGGATCTGATGAGAAGAGTCACGTAAACAATACTCCAAGGAAGCTACTTGATCAAGTAGGAGGGAAAGATACTCGGAAGGGTCAAGAAATGGAGTTATCATCTGCTGGAGCTACTACTACTGGTAGCCAAGATAGTGTAACAGCAGGTGTTCAGGATGCAGGTGACAATTCTAAAGGAACTGAAACTCTGGAAAAAGTTGATTCAACTCTGCCAAAGACCGATGCATCTCTAAATGTTGACGCTGCTTCTAAAGATGCCAACACTGGAGGTAACCGGAGCCGGATTATTACTTTGCCTAGAGCTACAAATGTCTCTCCTTGCAGAACAAGGTCTATTCAAGGGAGGTCGTTTCCATCACGAAGTGGAAGAGAGAGGTTTTTTGATTTTGACGAAGAGAATCCCCGTGGGAATAG AGATGAGATCTACAATGATGGTCCACGCAAATACAGTAGAGATAGGTTTCAAGATCAGTCTTTCAGAAATTCCAGACAAAACTTCATGCGTGGAAGAGGGAGGGCTTCTGGCCGTTCAGACGGTCAACGTGGTAATTGGGATTCCAGCCGCGACTTTCCTTCAGAGAATTACAACAGTCCATCTGATTATCGATTTTCCAGGCATAAGCGTGCTCCTCCTGATGGGGAGCTTGATTGTCGTGGTTTTATCGCTCCTGTACCAAATGGTGCTTTTATAGGTTCTGGTAGGGGGGGAGGAAGGAAGCCATTGAATGATGAATTGCCTTCGTTTCGACAACCATTGCCAAGGAGGCACTCCCCTGGAGGTAGGGATGTGCCCGCAACACGTGGCAATCAAATGGTCAGAAGAATCCCGAGAAATATTAGCCCAAGTAGGCACATGGGTGAAGATAGATCAGATATGGTTGGGCTCAGGCGTGGTGACAAGTTTATGAGAGGTTTGCCAGATGATAATAGCATGGATAATCCTGTATTTCCGCGGCCCCAACATTCTTATGATGGAGTGGAGAATCAGTTTGTGAGGGGGAATAGAAACTTTTCATCTGTCCAACGAAGAGGGGGGCTTTCTCGAATTCGTTCGAAATCTCCAATTCGCTCCAGGACTCGTTCCCCTGTCCCATGGTCTCCTCCTAGAAGACGATCCCCTGATGGATTTAATGGGATTCCGGAATTAATTCACAGGAGATCTCCGGCTAATAATTACAGGAGGAGATCTCCTCCTTATATCTCCCGACCCGGTAATGATTTGAGGGATATGGAATCTGGAAGAGACCATGGTCACCTGAGGTCTGCTATGCCCAACAGGAGGAGCCCACCTGACCAGGTTTTACCTAGAAGGAGATTTGATATTCTAGATCCTCGAGAGAGGACGGATGGTGATGAATATTTTGGTCGATTTAATGAGCTTGGCGGTGACGGAAATGGTGATGAAAGGAGAAAGAGCGGCGAGGGTAGGGGGCCAGTTCGTAATTTTAGGCCTTCTTTTAATAATGGCGCTGACGCTGATAATTTCCATTTCCATGTAGAGGATGGCCCCCCTAGGCCTTATAGGTTTTGTCCAGAACCTGGTCTGGAGTTCCTTGAAAGAAACGATTTGAGGGAAAGGGACTTTGATGGGCGGATTAAGGGTAGATCTCTTAATGCATCTAGGCGAACTAGAGCCATGGAAGAGCAAGAAGGAAACTACCGGCATGGAGGGCAGGAATGGCGTGATGACGGGTTTGATGATGTTTCCCGTGGGAAAAGGAGGAGATTTTGA
- the LOC131300518 gene encoding protein MAEA homolog codes for MEVETLANGNNTAANAAVPPTAAAAIAAAAAAAAPSSKLTQLAESLKLEHQFLRVPFENYKKTIRANHRVVEKEVSAVVSGVSDAADNGELSAVEHLNSLVSRLQGLKRKLEEGSRTEHLQAQRCRTRLDHLESADADNLSEWSDMRLKRILVDYMLRMSYYDTALKLAESSNILDLVDIDVFNEAKKVIDALQNKEVAPALAWCTDNKSRLKKSKSKFEFQLRLQEFIELVRAENNLRAITYARKYLAPWGTTHMKELQRVMATLAFKSSTDCATYKVLFEPKQWDYLVDQFRQEFCKIYGMTFEPLLNIYLQAGLSALKTPFCYEDDCTKEDPLSQESFRKLAQPLPFSKQHHSKLVCYITKELMDTENPPLVLPNGYVYSTKALEEMAKKNNGKITCPRTGLVFNYSEVVKAYIS; via the exons ATGGAAGTGGAAACGCTAGCCAACGGCAACAACACCGCCGCCAACGCCGCAGTCCCACCCACGGCGGCGGCCGCCATCGCTGCGGCCGCGGCCGCAGCAGCACCGTCTTCGAAGTTGACTCAGCTGGCGGAGTCACTCAAGCTGGAACACCAGTTCTTGAGGGTCCCCTTCGAGAACTACAAGAAGACGATCCGCGCCAACCACCGCGTCGTCGAGAAGGAGGTTTCCGCCGTCGTATCCGGAGTGTCCGATGCCGCCGACAACGGCGAATTGTCCGCCGTCGAGCACCTCAATTCACTTGTTTCAAGATTGCAAGGCCTCAAAAGGAAG TTGGAAGAAGGGAGCCGTACAGAGCACTTGCAAGCACAGAGGTGCCGCACTCGCCTTGATCATTTAGAATCAGCAGACGCAGACAACTTATCAGAATGGAGTGACATGCGCTTGAAACGCATACTAGTGGACTACATGTTGCGAATGTCTTATTATGATACTGCATTAAAGCTGGCAGAAAGCAGCAATATACTG GATCTTGTTGATATTGACGTGTTTAATGAAGCAAAAAAGGTTATTGACGCTCTTCAAAATAAAGAGGTAGCTCCAGCACTAGCCTGGTGCACCGATAACAAGTCTAGGTTGAAGAAGTCTAAG AGCAAATTCGAATTCCAGCTGAGACTTCAAGAGTTCATAGAGTTGGTTCGAGCTGAAAACAACTTGCGAGCTATTACATATGCGCGGAAGTACCTTGCACCATGGGGAACTACCCATATGAAAGAACTGCAGCGGGTCATGGCTACCCTAGCTTTTAAAAGTAGCACTGACTGTGCTACATACAAG GTTTTATTTGAACCCAAGCAATGGGATTACCTAGTGGACCAATTCAGACAGGAATTCTGCAAAATATATGGCATGACCTTTGAGCCTTTGCTGAATATTTATCTGCAAGCGGGCTTGTCTGCTTTGAAAACTCC ATTCTGCTACGAAGATGATTGCACCAAAGAAGATCCTTTGTCACAAGAGAGCTTCCGCAAGTTAGCACAGCCCTTACCATTTTCAAAGCAGCATCATTCAAAGCTCGTATGCTACATAACTAAAGAGCTTATGGACACAGAGAACCCCCCACTAGTCTTACCTAACGGCTATGTCTACAGCACTAAG GCTCTGGAAGAGATGGCGAAGAAGAACAATGGCAAAATCACTTGCCCGAGGACGGGTCTAGTCTTCAACTACTCAGAAGTTGTTAAGGCCTATATTTCGTGA